The proteins below are encoded in one region of Bacteroides uniformis:
- a CDS encoding helix-turn-helix domain-containing protein, with protein sequence MEKNKPISVAFEDIRNNPDFIEHSEYRFINDDLGMVISFQAMGFRLFRTQQPYRAKEGRIVRIMQGKGRISINLIEYEATAHDIIIIPDNSLIEISEVSPDYEFQVIMPTANFLPVLQNSILSEAYTRNGIRLSCNNEEWAHISSFFSLLWNILHCLPYRRGAVQHLIVSLLYNLKYIHEHTCKSTPSRLSRQEELFRRFIALVNQHSKHERSVNFYADKLCLTPHYLSSVIRETSGQTVMQWINQAVILEAKVLLKHSNLLVFQISDELNFPNPSFFSKFFKRMTGMTPAEYQKQT encoded by the coding sequence ATGGAAAAGAACAAACCGATAAGCGTCGCATTCGAGGACATCCGCAACAATCCGGATTTTATAGAACATTCCGAATACAGATTTATAAACGACGATTTGGGAATGGTCATCAGTTTTCAAGCAATGGGATTCAGGCTATTCCGCACCCAGCAACCTTATCGTGCCAAAGAAGGAAGGATTGTACGCATCATGCAAGGTAAGGGCCGAATCTCCATCAATCTTATCGAATATGAAGCTACAGCCCACGATATTATTATCATCCCTGACAATTCGCTGATAGAAATATCGGAAGTCAGTCCCGACTACGAATTCCAAGTCATCATGCCCACTGCCAATTTTCTGCCCGTACTACAGAATTCCATTCTTTCGGAAGCTTATACACGAAACGGAATCCGCCTTTCATGCAACAACGAGGAATGGGCACACATCAGCAGCTTCTTCTCTTTATTGTGGAATATACTACATTGTTTGCCCTACCGCCGCGGAGCTGTACAGCACTTGATTGTCTCACTTCTCTATAACCTTAAGTATATCCACGAGCACACATGCAAGTCAACTCCGTCACGCCTTTCACGCCAGGAAGAGCTATTCCGCCGCTTCATCGCTTTGGTGAACCAACACAGCAAGCACGAACGCAGCGTCAACTTCTATGCCGACAAGCTATGCCTGACACCGCACTATCTGAGTTCGGTGATACGTGAAACAAGCGGACAAACCGTGATGCAATGGATTAATCAAGCAGTTATCCTCGAAGCCAAAGTATTGCTGAAACACAGTAATCTACTGGTGTTTCAAATATCAGACGAACTGAACTTTCCCAATCCGTCGTTCTTCTCGAAGTTCTTCAAACGTATGACGGGGATGACACCGGCGGAATACCAGAAACAAACCTGA
- a CDS encoding amidophosphoribosyltransferase, whose protein sequence is MEQLKHECGVAMIRLLKPLEYYEEKYGTWMYGLNKLYLLMEKQHNRGQEGAGLACVKLEASPGEEYMFRERALGSGAITEIFGTVQGHFKDLTKEQLHDADYAKRVLPFAGEVYMGHLRYSTTGKSGISYVHPFLRRNNWRAKNLALCGNFNMTNVDEIFARITAIGQHPRKYADTYIMLEQLGHRLDREVERLFNLAEAEGLAGMDITRYIENHIDLANVLRTSSKEWDGGYVMCGLTGSGETFAVRDPWGIRTAFWYQDDEIAVLASERPVIQTALNVPVESIKELQPGQAMFINKAGKVRTVQINKPREVKPCSFERIYFSRGSDVDIYRERKLLGEKLVPNILKAIDNDVDHTVFSFIPNTAEVAFYGMLQGLDDYLNEEKVQQIAALGHSPSHDELEHILSRRIRSEKVAIKDIKLRTFIAEGNSRNDLAAHVYDITYGSLVPGVDNLVIIDDSIVRGTTLKQSIIGILDRLEPKKIVIVSSSPQVRYPDYYGIDMAKMSEFIAFKAAVELLKEREMRDVIAAAYRKSKEQVGLPKEQMVNYVKEIYAPFTDEEISAKMVELLTPKGTKAKVQIVYQPLEGLHEACPKHPGDWYFSGDYPTPGGVKMLNKAFIDYIEQVYQF, encoded by the coding sequence ATGGAACAACTGAAGCATGAATGCGGCGTCGCCATGATACGCCTGCTGAAACCGCTGGAGTACTATGAAGAGAAGTACGGAACATGGATGTACGGACTCAACAAGCTCTATCTCCTGATGGAGAAACAACACAACCGTGGGCAGGAAGGTGCCGGACTGGCCTGCGTGAAACTGGAAGCCAGTCCCGGCGAGGAATATATGTTCCGTGAGCGTGCTCTCGGCTCGGGCGCCATTACCGAAATTTTCGGTACGGTGCAGGGTCACTTCAAGGACTTGACCAAGGAACAGCTGCATGATGCGGACTATGCCAAGCGTGTGCTGCCCTTTGCAGGGGAGGTCTATATGGGACACCTGCGTTACTCCACTACCGGAAAGTCCGGCATCTCGTACGTGCACCCGTTCCTCCGGAGAAACAACTGGCGTGCCAAGAATCTTGCCCTCTGCGGCAACTTCAACATGACGAATGTGGATGAAATCTTCGCACGCATTACCGCCATCGGCCAGCATCCGCGCAAATATGCCGATACCTACATCATGCTGGAGCAGTTGGGACATCGCCTCGACCGCGAAGTGGAGCGCCTCTTCAACCTTGCCGAAGCGGAAGGGCTGGCAGGCATGGACATCACCCGTTATATAGAAAACCACATCGACCTTGCCAACGTACTGCGCACTTCGAGCAAGGAGTGGGACGGGGGATACGTGATGTGCGGACTTACCGGAAGCGGAGAGACTTTTGCCGTACGCGACCCATGGGGCATCCGTACAGCCTTCTGGTATCAGGACGACGAGATAGCGGTGCTTGCCAGCGAACGTCCCGTGATACAGACAGCCCTTAATGTTCCTGTCGAATCCATCAAGGAGCTGCAACCCGGACAAGCCATGTTTATCAACAAGGCCGGCAAGGTGCGCACCGTGCAAATCAACAAGCCGCGCGAGGTGAAACCTTGTTCCTTCGAGCGCATCTACTTCAGCCGGGGCAGTGATGTGGACATTTACCGGGAACGTAAACTGCTGGGTGAGAAACTTGTACCCAACATATTGAAAGCCATCGACAACGATGTGGACCATACCGTCTTCTCCTTCATCCCCAATACGGCGGAAGTCGCCTTCTACGGTATGTTGCAGGGATTGGACGACTACCTCAACGAGGAGAAGGTGCAGCAGATTGCCGCCTTGGGGCATAGTCCCAGCCACGACGAACTGGAGCATATCTTGTCGCGGCGCATACGGAGCGAGAAAGTGGCCATCAAGGACATCAAGCTGCGTACCTTCATTGCCGAAGGAAACAGCCGGAACGACCTTGCCGCCCATGTGTACGACATCACTTACGGAAGCCTTGTCCCGGGAGTGGATAATCTGGTCATCATCGACGACTCGATAGTGCGTGGAACCACCCTGAAGCAGAGCATCATCGGCATCCTTGACCGTCTGGAGCCAAAGAAGATAGTCATTGTAAGCTCTTCACCGCAGGTACGCTATCCCGACTACTACGGCATCGATATGGCTAAGATGAGCGAATTCATCGCCTTCAAGGCTGCTGTGGAACTGCTGAAGGAGCGCGAGATGCGCGATGTGATTGCCGCCGCCTACCGCAAGTCCAAAGAGCAGGTAGGCCTGCCCAAAGAGCAGATGGTGAATTACGTGAAGGAGATATACGCTCCCTTTACCGACGAGGAAATCTCTGCCAAGATGGTGGAACTGCTCACTCCCAAAGGGACGAAAGCCAAAGTGCAGATTGTCTACCAGCCTCTCGAAGGGCTGCATGAGGCCTGCCCCAAGCATCCGGGTGACTGGTACTTCAGCGGCGATTATCCTACGCCGGGCGGTGTGAAGATGCTGAACAAGGCATTTATTGATTATATAGAACAAGTTTATCAATTTTAA
- the carA gene encoding glutamine-hydrolyzing carbamoyl-phosphate synthase small subunit, with the protein MRNVTLILDDGSRFHGKSFGFEKPVAGEVVFNTAMTGYPESLTDPSYAGQLMTLTYPLVGNYGVPPFTLEPNGLATFMESEHIHAEAIIVSDYSENYSHWNAVESLGDWLKREQIPGITGIDTRELTKVLREHGVMMGRIAFDDESDEMPEASYADVNYVDKVSCKEVIRYNEGTGKKKVLLVDCGVKHNIIRCLLKRDVEVIRVPWDYDYTGMEFDGLFISNGPGDPDTCDAAVQHIRKTMQNEKLPIFGICMGNQLLSKAGGAKIYKLKYGHRSHNQPVRMVGTERCFITSQNHGYAVDNNTLTEDWEPLFINMNDGSNEGIRHKRNPWFSAQFHPEAASGPTDTEFLFDDFVKLL; encoded by the coding sequence ATGAGAAATGTAACTCTAATCCTCGACGACGGGAGCCGCTTCCACGGCAAGTCGTTCGGCTTTGAAAAACCGGTAGCGGGAGAGGTGGTCTTCAACACAGCCATGACGGGTTATCCCGAAAGCCTGACCGACCCTTCGTATGCCGGACAGCTGATGACGCTCACCTATCCGTTGGTGGGCAATTACGGTGTGCCGCCTTTTACTCTCGAACCGAATGGGCTTGCCACTTTTATGGAGAGCGAGCATATCCATGCCGAAGCCATTATTGTAAGCGATTATAGCGAAAATTATAGCCATTGGAATGCGGTGGAAAGCCTCGGTGACTGGCTGAAACGCGAACAGATTCCGGGCATCACGGGCATCGATACCCGCGAACTGACAAAGGTGCTTCGCGAGCATGGGGTGATGATGGGACGTATCGCCTTTGATGATGAATCGGATGAAATGCCTGAGGCCTCTTATGCCGATGTGAATTATGTGGATAAAGTTAGCTGCAAGGAGGTTATCCGTTACAACGAAGGAACCGGTAAGAAGAAAGTGCTCCTTGTGGATTGCGGCGTCAAGCATAACATCATCCGCTGCCTGCTGAAACGTGACGTGGAAGTGATTCGCGTTCCCTGGGACTATGATTATACTGGGATGGAGTTCGACGGGTTGTTCATCTCCAACGGCCCTGGCGACCCCGATACCTGCGATGCTGCCGTGCAGCATATCCGCAAGACAATGCAGAACGAGAAACTGCCCATCTTCGGCATCTGTATGGGAAACCAGTTGCTTTCCAAAGCTGGGGGCGCCAAGATATACAAATTGAAATACGGCCACCGCAGCCATAACCAACCGGTGCGTATGGTGGGTACGGAACGTTGCTTCATCACCTCACAGAATCATGGGTATGCCGTAGACAACAACACGCTGACAGAAGACTGGGAACCGCTTTTCATCAATATGAACGATGGTTCTAATGAAGGAATCCGCCACAAACGCAATCCCTGGTTCTCCGCACAGTTTCATCCCGAAGCTGCCAGCGGGCCGACGGATACGGAGTTTCTTTTTGATGACTTTGTGAAGTTGCTTTAG
- a CDS encoding methylated-DNA--[protein]-cysteine S-methyltransferase: protein METILTQYYQSPYGELLLGSFGDKLCLCDWMLNEKRRVTVDKRIRQALHADYEEGTSEVIARAIIQLDEYFACKRTIFDVPLLAVGTEFQRTVWQELQNIPYGKTVSYGELSRKLGNPKAVRAVAAANGANALSILIPCHRVVGSNHTLIGYAGGLAAKQGMLALEADSCDGPSGSRIGQLF, encoded by the coding sequence ATGGAAACAATTTTGACCCAATACTATCAATCTCCTTATGGCGAGTTGCTCCTCGGCTCTTTCGGCGATAAACTCTGCCTATGCGACTGGATGCTGAACGAGAAACGTAGAGTAACCGTTGATAAGCGCATACGGCAGGCGCTGCATGCCGATTATGAGGAAGGCACTTCGGAAGTGATTGCAAGGGCAATCATTCAGTTGGATGAGTATTTTGCCTGTAAGCGGACCATATTCGATGTTCCACTGCTTGCAGTCGGAACAGAATTCCAGCGGACGGTGTGGCAGGAGTTGCAGAACATCCCTTACGGAAAAACAGTGTCCTACGGCGAGCTTTCACGAAAGCTGGGCAATCCGAAAGCCGTACGTGCGGTGGCGGCTGCCAATGGGGCAAATGCCCTCTCCATACTCATCCCCTGCCATCGTGTGGTGGGCAGCAACCATACGCTGATAGGCTATGCCGGTGGACTGGCAGCCAAACAAGGGATGCTGGCATTGGAAGCGGACTCTTGCGACGGACCGTCAGGCTCCCGTATAGGACAGCTGTTTTGA
- the glmS gene encoding glutamine--fructose-6-phosphate transaminase (isomerizing), with translation MCGIVGYIGQRKAYPILIKGLKRLEYRGYDSAGVALISDNRQLNVYKAKGKVSELETFVAQKDISGNIGIAHTRWATHGEPCSVNAHPHYSSSERLALIHNGIIENYAVLKEKLQAKGYVFKSSTDTEVLVQLIEYIQVTNHIDLLTAVQLALQEVIGAYAIAVLDKDNPDGIIAARKSSPLVVGIGEGEFFLASDATPIVEYTDKVVYLEDEEIALIRRGEKLKVVNLKNVECPHEVKTVALNLGQLEKGGYPHFMLKEIFEQPGCIRDCMRGRINVEGTNVVLSAVIDYKERLLAAKRFVIVACGTSWHAALIGKHLIESFCRIPVEVEYASEFRYRDPVIDSNDVVIAISQSGETADTLAAVELARNRGAFIYGICNAVGSSIPRATHTGSYIHVGPEIGVASTKAFTGQVTVLTMLALTLAKEKKTMDEGQYLAIVKELGHIPDKMKEVLKLNDRIAELSKIFTYAHNFIYLGRGYSYPVALEGALKLKEISYIHAEGYPAAEMKHGPIALVDAEMPVVVIATRNGLYEKVLSNIQEIKARKGRVIAIVTKGDTVISKIADTCIELPETMECLDPLITTVPLQLLAYHIAVCKGMDVDQPRNLAKSVTVE, from the coding sequence ATGTGTGGAATAGTAGGCTATATAGGTCAAAGGAAAGCCTACCCCATTCTTATCAAGGGTCTGAAGCGGTTGGAGTACCGTGGATATGATAGTGCAGGGGTAGCATTAATCAGTGATAACCGACAGTTGAACGTGTACAAAGCGAAAGGTAAGGTTTCGGAACTTGAAACTTTCGTTGCTCAAAAAGATATTTCCGGTAACATTGGTATTGCACATACACGTTGGGCTACTCATGGAGAACCTTGTTCCGTCAATGCCCATCCCCATTATTCCTCTTCCGAACGCCTCGCCCTCATCCATAACGGCATTATTGAAAACTACGCCGTCCTTAAAGAAAAACTTCAAGCCAAAGGTTATGTATTTAAAAGCAGCACTGATACCGAGGTGCTGGTACAGCTCATCGAATACATTCAGGTGACAAACCATATTGACCTGCTGACGGCAGTGCAACTTGCCTTGCAGGAAGTGATTGGGGCGTATGCCATTGCGGTGCTCGACAAGGACAATCCGGATGGGATAATCGCTGCACGCAAGAGCAGTCCGCTGGTGGTGGGCATCGGTGAAGGTGAGTTTTTCCTGGCTTCGGATGCCACGCCGATTGTGGAATATACGGATAAGGTGGTGTATCTGGAAGACGAAGAGATTGCCCTCATCCGCCGGGGAGAGAAGCTGAAGGTTGTTAACCTGAAGAATGTGGAATGTCCGCACGAGGTAAAGACGGTAGCGCTCAATCTCGGCCAGCTGGAGAAGGGAGGCTATCCGCACTTCATGCTGAAGGAAATCTTCGAACAGCCCGGCTGCATTCGCGACTGCATGCGCGGGCGTATCAATGTGGAGGGTACGAACGTGGTTCTTTCTGCAGTGATTGATTATAAGGAACGTCTGCTGGCGGCCAAACGCTTCGTCATCGTGGCATGCGGTACGTCATGGCATGCCGCCCTCATCGGCAAGCATTTGATTGAAAGCTTCTGCCGTATTCCGGTGGAGGTGGAGTATGCCAGTGAGTTCCGTTACCGCGACCCGGTGATTGACAGCAACGATGTGGTGATTGCCATCTCGCAAAGCGGTGAAACGGCCGATACGCTGGCTGCCGTGGAGCTTGCCAGAAATCGTGGGGCATTTATATATGGCATCTGCAATGCCGTCGGTTCCAGCATTCCCCGTGCCACGCACACGGGTTCCTATATCCACGTGGGACCGGAAATAGGGGTGGCATCCACCAAAGCCTTCACCGGGCAGGTAACGGTGCTTACCATGCTGGCCCTGACACTTGCCAAAGAGAAAAAGACGATGGACGAAGGGCAATACCTGGCAATTGTCAAGGAATTGGGACATATCCCCGACAAGATGAAGGAGGTCTTGAAACTGAACGACCGTATAGCGGAACTTTCCAAGATATTCACCTATGCACACAACTTTATCTATCTGGGACGCGGATACAGTTATCCCGTAGCCCTGGAAGGTGCTTTGAAGTTGAAGGAGATTTCGTATATCCATGCCGAGGGCTATCCTGCCGCCGAAATGAAGCACGGCCCCATTGCCCTGGTGGATGCCGAGATGCCGGTGGTGGTTATTGCCACCCGGAATGGGCTTTACGAAAAGGTGCTGAGCAATATCCAGGAAATAAAGGCGCGTAAAGGCAGGGTTATCGCCATTGTGACAAAGGGAGATACGGTCATCAGTAAAATAGCCGACACTTGCATCGAGCTTCCCGAAACAATGGAGTGCCTTGATCCGTTAATAACTACGGTACCTCTGCAATTACTTGCCTATCACATTGCCGTGTGCAAGGGAATGGATGTGGACCAGCCGAGGAATCTTGCGAAGTCGGTGACTGTAGAATGA
- the carB gene encoding carbamoyl-phosphate synthase (glutamine-hydrolyzing) large subunit gives MKENNIKKVLLLGSGALKIGEAGEFDYSGSQALKALKEEGIYTVLINPNIATVQTSEGVADQIYFLPVTPYFVEKVIEKERPDGIMLAFGGQTALNCGVSLYKDKIFEKYGVTVLGTPVQAIIDTEDREIFVQKLNEIDVKTIKSEAVENAADARRAARELGYPVIVRAAYALGGLGSGFCDNEEELNVLVEKAFSFSPQVLVEKSLKGWKEVEYEVVRDRFDNCITVCNMENFDPLGIHTGESIVIAPSQTLSNTDYHKLRELAIRIIRHIGIVGECNVQYAYDPMSEDYRVIEVNARLSRSSALASKATGYPLAFVAAKLGLGYGLFDLNNSVTKTTSAFFEPALDYVVCKIPRWDLGKFHGVDKELGSSMKSVGEVMAIGRTFEEAIQKGLRMIGQGMHGFVENKELVIADLDKALREPTDKRIFVISKAFRAGYTVDQVHELTKIDRWFLEKLMNIMDTSRELHSFMADGELPMIPVDLLRKAKVQGFSDFQIARALGLEQAMDGEEAILAVRNFRKSAGILPVVKQIDTLAAEYPAQTNYLYLTYSGTANDVRYLGDHKSIVVLGSGAYRIGSSVEFDWCGVQALNTIRQEGYRSVMINYNPETVSTDYDMCDRLYFDELTFERVMDILELENPHGVIVSTGGQIPNNLALRLDAQKVPILGTSARSIDNAEDRDKFSAMLDRIGVDQPEWRALTSLEDINAFVDKVGFPVLVRPSYVLSGAAMNVCSNREELERFLKLAANVSKKHPVVVSQFIEHAKEVEMDAVAQDGEIIAYAISEHIEFAGVHSGDATIQFPPQKLYVETVRRIKRISREIARELNISGPFNIQYLARENDIKVIECNLRASRSFPFVSKVLKINLIELATKVMLGIPVQKPDKNLFDLDYVGIKASQFSFNRLQKADPVLGVDMASTGEVGCIGSDTSCAILKAMLSVGYRIPEKNILLSTGTPKQKVDMLSAARMLQKKGYKIFATGGSSNFLTENGVENTRVYWPSEPERQPQALDMLHRKEIDMVVNIPKNLTAGELDNGYKIRRAAIDLNIPLITNARLASAFINAFCTMTPDDLAIKSWAEYK, from the coding sequence ATGAAAGAAAACAATATAAAGAAAGTCTTGCTGCTTGGTTCCGGCGCACTGAAAATCGGTGAAGCAGGAGAATTTGATTACTCCGGTTCGCAGGCGCTCAAGGCATTGAAGGAGGAAGGCATCTACACGGTTCTCATCAATCCGAACATTGCCACGGTACAGACCTCGGAAGGAGTTGCCGACCAGATTTACTTCCTGCCCGTCACTCCTTACTTCGTGGAGAAGGTGATAGAGAAGGAGCGCCCGGACGGCATCATGCTTGCTTTTGGCGGACAGACGGCACTGAACTGCGGTGTCTCCCTCTATAAAGACAAGATTTTCGAGAAGTACGGCGTGACGGTTCTCGGCACTCCCGTGCAGGCCATCATTGACACGGAGGACCGTGAAATCTTTGTGCAGAAACTGAATGAGATTGATGTGAAGACCATCAAGAGCGAAGCCGTGGAGAATGCGGCGGATGCCCGTCGCGCAGCCCGGGAACTGGGATACCCGGTCATTGTCCGTGCCGCATATGCGCTTGGCGGACTGGGTTCGGGCTTCTGCGACAATGAAGAAGAGCTGAATGTGCTGGTGGAGAAAGCCTTCTCCTTCTCCCCACAGGTGCTGGTGGAGAAATCGCTGAAGGGATGGAAGGAAGTGGAATACGAGGTGGTGCGCGACCGCTTCGACAACTGCATCACGGTCTGCAACATGGAGAACTTCGACCCCCTGGGCATCCATACAGGTGAGTCCATCGTTATTGCCCCGTCACAGACGTTGAGCAATACGGACTATCATAAATTGCGTGAACTTGCTATCCGCATTATCCGTCACATCGGCATTGTGGGAGAGTGTAACGTGCAGTATGCCTACGACCCGATGAGCGAGGACTACCGGGTAATCGAGGTAAATGCACGCTTGAGCCGTTCGTCTGCACTTGCCTCTAAAGCAACGGGTTATCCGTTGGCGTTTGTAGCGGCAAAACTCGGCTTGGGCTATGGCTTGTTCGACTTGAACAACTCTGTGACAAAGACTACAAGCGCTTTCTTCGAACCCGCCCTGGACTATGTGGTCTGCAAGATACCGCGTTGGGATTTGGGCAAGTTCCACGGGGTGGACAAAGAGCTGGGTTCAAGCATGAAGTCGGTAGGCGAGGTGATGGCTATCGGCCGTACTTTCGAGGAAGCCATCCAGAAGGGGCTTCGCATGATAGGCCAGGGCATGCACGGCTTCGTAGAGAACAAGGAACTGGTGATTGCCGATTTGGACAAGGCTCTGCGCGAACCTACCGACAAACGTATCTTTGTCATCTCCAAAGCCTTCCGTGCCGGGTATACGGTGGACCAGGTGCACGAATTGACCAAGATAGACCGTTGGTTCCTGGAGAAGTTGATGAACATCATGGATACCAGCAGGGAACTGCACTCTTTTATGGCTGATGGAGAGTTGCCAATGATTCCCGTGGACTTGTTGCGTAAAGCCAAAGTACAAGGCTTCTCTGATTTCCAGATAGCCCGTGCCCTCGGCTTGGAACAAGCAATGGACGGCGAAGAAGCCATCCTTGCCGTCCGCAATTTCCGCAAGAGTGCAGGCATTCTGCCCGTAGTGAAGCAGATAGATACCCTTGCCGCCGAATATCCCGCACAGACCAACTATCTCTACCTAACGTATAGCGGCACGGCAAATGATGTCCGTTACCTCGGCGACCACAAGTCCATCGTCGTATTGGGCTCCGGCGCCTACCGCATCGGTTCTTCCGTAGAGTTCGACTGGTGCGGCGTGCAGGCCCTGAACACCATCCGCCAGGAAGGCTACCGCAGTGTCATGATAAACTACAACCCCGAAACCGTGTCTACGGACTATGACATGTGCGACCGTCTTTACTTCGACGAGCTCACCTTCGAGCGCGTGATGGATATTCTCGAACTGGAGAATCCCCACGGGGTGATTGTCTCTACCGGTGGTCAGATACCGAATAACCTTGCCCTGCGCCTCGATGCGCAGAAGGTACCTATTCTCGGCACAAGCGCCAGGAGCATCGACAATGCCGAAGACCGTGACAAGTTCTCCGCCATGCTCGACCGCATTGGTGTAGACCAACCCGAATGGCGGGCGCTGACCTCCCTGGAGGACATCAACGCCTTTGTGGATAAGGTGGGCTTCCCGGTATTGGTCCGTCCTTCCTACGTATTGTCCGGCGCTGCGATGAACGTCTGTTCCAACCGGGAGGAGCTGGAACGCTTCCTGAAGCTGGCGGCGAATGTCAGCAAGAAACATCCCGTAGTGGTGAGCCAGTTCATTGAGCATGCCAAGGAGGTGGAGATGGATGCTGTGGCGCAAGATGGAGAGATTATCGCGTACGCCATCAGTGAGCATATCGAGTTTGCCGGAGTGCATTCCGGTGACGCCACTATCCAGTTCCCGCCACAAAAGTTGTATGTGGAGACGGTGCGCCGCATCAAGCGCATCAGCCGCGAGATTGCCCGTGAGCTGAACATCTCCGGTCCGTTCAATATCCAGTATCTGGCACGCGAGAACGACATCAAGGTGATTGAGTGCAACCTCCGTGCCAGCCGTTCGTTCCCGTTTGTCAGCAAGGTGCTGAAGATAAACCTTATTGAACTTGCCACGAAGGTGATGCTCGGCATTCCGGTACAGAAGCCGGACAAGAATCTGTTCGATTTGGATTACGTAGGCATCAAGGCGAGCCAGTTCTCCTTCAACCGTCTGCAGAAGGCCGACCCGGTACTGGGTGTGGATATGGCAAGCACGGGCGAGGTGGGTTGCATCGGCAGCGATACTTCCTGCGCCATTCTCAAGGCGATGCTCTCCGTGGGATATCGTATTCCAGAGAAAAATATCCTGCTTTCTACCGGTACTCCGAAGCAGAAAGTGGACATGCTTTCTGCCGCGCGTATGCTTCAGAAGAAGGGGTATAAGATATTTGCCACGGGTGGTTCCAGCAATTTCCTTACGGAGAACGGTGTGGAGAATACGCGCGTCTACTGGCCCAGCGAACCCGAACGCCAGCCACAGGCACTCGACATGCTGCACCGCAAGGAGATAGACATGGTTGTCAATATTCCGAAGAACCTCACCGCAGGCGAGTTGGATAACGGCTACAAGATACGCCGTGCCGCCATCGACCTCAATATTCCGTTGATAACGAATGCCCGTCTGGCAAGTGCGTTCATCAATGCATTCTGCACGATGACGCCGGATGATTTGGCTATCAAGTCGTGGGCGGAGTACAAATGA